The following proteins are encoded in a genomic region of Synechococcus sp. ROS8604:
- a CDS encoding Ppx/GppA phosphatase family protein, which produces MREVTAGPSFQNGRALRKIAAIDIGTNSTHLLVASVDPELRTFSIELAEKSTTRLGERDPETGNLSEAAIERGLEALRRFRELALSHQVEQIVTAATSAVREAPNGRDFLQEIQEQLELEVDLVSGPEEARLIYLGVLSGMPFGDCPHLVLDIGGGSTELILADGRDARALTSTRVGAVRLQRDFIQDDPMPRQRRTFLEAFIQGSLEPAVNKVLRRITPEETPVMVATSGTAMALGALAASEEDRPPLKLHGYRLSKQRLDRVVDRLVVMTPEQRKGLSPINDRRAEIIVPGALILQTSMQMLGAKELVLSERALREGLIVDWMLRHGLLEDRFSFQSSIRQRTVIHQVQRFAVNQARAERVASHALTLYDHTKDHLHRDDGSGRDLLWAAAMLHACGQHINLSAYHKHSWYLIRHGELLGYSEAEHLMVAAIARYHRRSLPKKRHESWQALQSRANRRTVSEMALLLRLAVALDRRPEPVVKSLRVHVQNEDLVLELVGEQADQNLSVEQWSLESCAPILKEVTGLNLKLTVQG; this is translated from the coding sequence GTGCGTGAAGTGACAGCAGGGCCGAGCTTTCAAAACGGTCGAGCCTTGCGGAAGATTGCCGCAATCGATATCGGCACCAATTCCACCCACCTCTTGGTGGCCTCTGTCGATCCGGAGCTACGAACCTTCAGCATCGAGTTAGCTGAAAAATCCACCACGCGGTTGGGGGAAAGAGACCCCGAAACAGGCAATCTCTCCGAGGCCGCCATCGAACGCGGGCTCGAAGCGCTTCGTCGCTTTCGCGAGCTCGCCCTGAGTCACCAAGTGGAACAGATCGTGACCGCAGCCACCAGCGCGGTGCGAGAGGCCCCGAATGGTCGGGACTTTTTGCAGGAGATTCAGGAGCAGCTCGAGCTCGAAGTTGATCTCGTGAGCGGCCCAGAAGAAGCCCGCTTGATCTACCTAGGGGTGCTCTCAGGCATGCCTTTTGGAGACTGTCCGCATCTTGTGCTGGACATCGGAGGCGGCTCAACAGAGTTAATTCTTGCGGATGGTCGTGATGCTCGAGCACTCACCAGTACAAGAGTTGGCGCGGTACGACTACAGCGTGATTTCATTCAAGATGACCCGATGCCCCGGCAGCGTCGGACCTTCCTGGAAGCCTTCATCCAAGGGTCTCTTGAGCCTGCCGTCAACAAAGTGCTGCGCAGGATCACCCCTGAAGAAACACCCGTGATGGTGGCCACCAGTGGCACCGCAATGGCCCTCGGAGCCCTAGCCGCCAGTGAGGAGGATCGTCCACCGCTGAAGCTGCACGGTTATCGCCTCAGCAAACAACGGCTCGACCGGGTGGTTGATCGCTTGGTGGTGATGACACCGGAGCAACGCAAAGGGTTGTCACCCATCAATGATCGGCGCGCAGAAATCATCGTTCCAGGGGCCTTGATTCTTCAAACCAGCATGCAGATGTTGGGAGCGAAAGAGCTGGTTCTGAGTGAGCGAGCGCTTCGCGAAGGCCTGATCGTTGATTGGATGCTGCGTCACGGCCTACTGGAAGACCGTTTCAGCTTTCAAAGCAGCATCCGACAACGCACCGTGATCCACCAGGTGCAACGTTTTGCCGTGAATCAAGCGCGAGCCGAGCGTGTGGCCTCCCATGCCCTCACTCTTTATGACCACACCAAAGACCATCTCCACCGTGATGATGGCTCAGGCCGTGACTTGCTTTGGGCTGCCGCGATGCTTCACGCCTGCGGCCAACACATCAATCTCAGCGCTTATCACAAGCACTCCTGGTATCTGATTCGCCATGGAGAACTGCTTGGCTATTCAGAAGCGGAGCATTTAATGGTGGCTGCCATCGCGCGCTATCACCGCCGCAGCCTTCCCAAAAAGAGGCATGAATCCTGGCAAGCGCTACAAAGCCGTGCAAATAGACGCACCGTCTCAGAGATGGCCTTACTGCTCAGGCTGGCGGTTGCCCTTGATCGACGTCCAGAGCCGGTGGTCAAAAGCTTGCGGGTCCACGTCCAAAACGAAGATCTTGTCCTGGAGCTCGTCGGAGAACAGGCTGATCAGAATCTGAGTGTGGAGCAGTGGAGCTTGGAAAGCTGTGCCCCCATTTTGAAGGAGGTCACCGGGTTAAACCTCAAGCTCACGGTTCAGGGGTAA
- a CDS encoding helix-turn-helix domain-containing protein, which yields MAEVREDIDYSDFRQDELVSLGRVLKEERERQGITCQAFADSLRMGKEQLEALENGDRDYLPESVFICGMLRRVAQKLGLDPGPLVQQFQAQLRETKGAPTKRGSYQRSGSADAPQGQQDDAQMGRWIRNAGIPLLLVGVTAISAIAFRGNRQQPAAVSSEAATEQPLPQPMAASDNGSAVDVAVDVDNNTPGSVALDSSQPSWVSVRNGSGEVIFEGTLSELKRFEGDQGLEVFAGRPDLVRLRYGNGSPKALGKIDQLRWYPLTPEP from the coding sequence ATGGCTGAAGTTAGGGAGGATATCGATTATTCAGATTTCCGTCAGGACGAACTTGTTTCACTGGGCCGTGTCTTAAAGGAAGAGCGGGAAAGACAAGGGATAACTTGCCAAGCCTTTGCCGATTCGCTGCGCATGGGCAAAGAACAGCTTGAAGCTTTAGAGAATGGGGATCGGGACTATCTTCCAGAATCCGTTTTTATTTGCGGAATGCTGCGGCGAGTCGCGCAGAAATTGGGATTGGATCCCGGTCCTCTGGTTCAACAATTCCAAGCTCAGCTCCGTGAGACGAAGGGGGCGCCAACAAAGCGTGGCAGTTACCAGCGCTCCGGCTCTGCCGACGCACCCCAGGGCCAGCAGGACGATGCACAGATGGGTCGCTGGATCAGGAATGCAGGCATTCCTTTGCTTCTCGTTGGGGTGACAGCGATCAGCGCTATTGCCTTTCGCGGCAACCGTCAGCAACCAGCAGCAGTGAGCAGCGAGGCAGCAACGGAGCAACCTCTGCCTCAGCCGATGGCAGCGAGTGACAACGGTTCAGCTGTGGACGTGGCGGTTGACGTCGATAACAACACTCCAGGATCCGTCGCCCTTGATAGTTCACAACCGAGCTGGGTCTCCGTCCGCAATGGGAGTGGAGAGGTGATCTTTGAGGGCACTCTGAGCGAACTCAAACGGTTTGAGGGCGATCAGGGGCTTGAAGTCTTCGCGGGACGACCCGACTTGGTTCGATTGCGCTACGGGAATGGATCACCTAAGGCCTTGGGCAAAATCGATCAGTTGCGTTGGTATCCCCTTACCCCTGAACCGTGA
- the cobM gene encoding precorrin-4 C(11)-methyltransferase encodes MTTVSIVGAGPGAPDLLTRRAENRLQSAQVLIWTDSLVSPQIAALAPDHCETIRSSTLTLEDVLPLMIDRAKKGLQVVRLHDGDPCLYGALSEQICGLNDAGIAVDVVPGISAYQATASALGAELTIPGLVQTIVLGRAGGRTGVPETESLENLARLKASLCLYLSARHVEEVQATLLKHYSPDTPVAIGHRVSWPDEWLQVVPLDRMAAISREQNLIRTTLYVVSPALKAGRQRSKLYSPEHDHLFRPTH; translated from the coding sequence ATGACCACAGTGTCGATTGTCGGTGCAGGGCCCGGAGCTCCTGATCTCCTCACGCGCCGTGCGGAGAATCGCTTGCAATCTGCTCAGGTTTTGATCTGGACAGATTCGTTGGTGTCGCCTCAGATCGCGGCTCTAGCTCCTGATCACTGCGAAACGATCCGGAGTAGCACCCTCACGCTTGAAGACGTGCTTCCACTGATGATTGATCGAGCGAAGAAGGGCCTGCAGGTTGTGCGTCTTCATGATGGTGATCCCTGCCTGTATGGAGCGCTTTCAGAGCAAATTTGTGGTTTAAACGACGCTGGTATTGCTGTCGATGTGGTTCCAGGTATCAGCGCTTATCAGGCGACCGCTTCGGCCTTAGGGGCTGAACTCACGATCCCTGGTCTTGTCCAGACCATTGTTCTTGGGAGGGCCGGTGGACGCACTGGGGTTCCGGAAACGGAGAGTTTGGAGAATCTCGCCCGCCTCAAAGCATCGCTCTGTCTCTATCTGAGTGCTCGCCATGTTGAAGAGGTGCAAGCAACATTGTTGAAGCACTATTCGCCTGATACACCGGTTGCTATTGGTCACCGTGTGAGTTGGCCTGATGAATGGTTGCAAGTCGTCCCATTGGATCGCATGGCAGCGATCTCTCGCGAGCAAAATCTGATCCGGACCACTCTTTACGTCGTGAGTCCAGCGCTAAAGGCAGGACGGCAGCGCTCCAAGCTTTACTCGCCAGAGCATGATCACCTGTTTCGCCCTACTCATTAA
- the lgt gene encoding prolipoprotein diacylglyceryl transferase: MIIPAVFTSPGPVLFQLGPITLRWYGLLIALAVLIGLNLSSWLAKQRNLESGLISDLLPILVLAAIIGARFYYVAFEWRSYQNSWWDVFAIWQGGIAIHGALIGGTISVILFCRWRQVSFWDLLDVLVPSVILGQTIGRWGNFFNSEAFGVPTQLPWKLFIPYSSRPPIFADSEFFHPTFLYESIWNLAIFIFLMTLFQWGKSGRIPLPSGALSCMYLLCYSLGRVWIEGLRIDPLCLGGVPPFCDGGLRIAQLMSLSLLLLAGFGLFWLYGKRKSLPDPGLRTPGTS; the protein is encoded by the coding sequence GTGATCATTCCCGCTGTCTTCACATCACCTGGGCCCGTGCTTTTTCAGCTCGGGCCTATTACTTTGCGTTGGTATGGGCTACTCATTGCCCTAGCCGTACTCATAGGTCTGAATTTATCCAGTTGGTTGGCTAAACAAAGAAATCTCGAATCTGGATTGATTAGCGACCTCCTTCCCATCCTTGTGTTGGCTGCAATTATCGGCGCGCGTTTTTACTACGTCGCCTTTGAATGGCGCTCTTATCAAAATTCTTGGTGGGACGTGTTTGCAATTTGGCAAGGGGGTATTGCAATCCATGGAGCATTGATTGGAGGCACGATCTCCGTGATTTTGTTCTGTCGTTGGCGGCAAGTTTCCTTTTGGGACCTGCTCGATGTTTTGGTTCCATCGGTCATTCTTGGCCAAACAATCGGTCGCTGGGGAAATTTTTTCAATTCAGAAGCCTTTGGGGTTCCTACCCAATTGCCTTGGAAGTTGTTCATTCCTTATTCAAGCCGCCCTCCAATCTTTGCCGATTCAGAATTTTTTCATCCCACATTCCTTTACGAATCGATTTGGAATCTGGCGATTTTTATTTTTCTGATGACGTTATTTCAATGGGGGAAGAGCGGACGGATTCCACTCCCATCAGGCGCTTTGAGTTGCATGTATCTGCTCTGCTACAGCCTTGGCCGTGTGTGGATCGAGGGCCTGCGCATTGATCCGCTCTGCTTGGGAGGCGTTCCACCATTTTGTGATGGAGGCTTGAGGATTGCTCAATTGATGAGCCTCTCATTGCTGCTGCTTGCGGGCTTTGGTTTGTTTTGGCTATACGGGAAACGAAAGTCATTGCCTGATCCAGGCTTACGCACACCAGGTACTTCATGA
- the petA gene encoding cytochrome f, with translation MRRLLSSTFAALIVGLAVFSAPTASWAYPFWAQQNYDSPREATGKIVCANCHLAQKLTQAEVPQSVLPDSVFKAVVKIPYDTGVQELGADGSQVPLQVGAVVMLPDGFTLAPQDRWTDEIKEETEGVYFSEYSDDQPNVILVGPIPGDEHQEIVFPVLSPDPATDSSISFGKYSIHVGGNRGRGQVYPTGEKSNNTVYTAPASGSVSSIEPGDNGASLVTVTSADGSEITETVPVGPALLVSVGDVVEAGAPITDDPNVGGFGQLDTEVVLQNPVRIYGMLAFFAAVALAQIMLVLKKRQIEKVQAAEGV, from the coding sequence ATGCGTCGCCTGCTCTCCTCAACATTTGCCGCACTGATCGTCGGTCTTGCTGTCTTCAGTGCACCCACTGCAAGTTGGGCCTATCCCTTCTGGGCACAACAAAATTACGATTCTCCAAGGGAGGCCACTGGCAAGATCGTTTGTGCGAACTGCCACCTGGCTCAAAAGCTCACTCAGGCAGAAGTTCCTCAGTCGGTTCTGCCGGACAGCGTCTTCAAGGCCGTTGTCAAGATCCCATACGACACCGGCGTTCAAGAGCTTGGTGCTGATGGCAGCCAGGTTCCCCTTCAGGTGGGAGCTGTTGTGATGCTTCCTGATGGCTTCACGCTGGCTCCTCAGGATCGCTGGACCGACGAGATCAAAGAGGAAACGGAGGGCGTTTATTTCAGCGAGTACAGCGATGACCAACCCAATGTGATTTTGGTGGGTCCAATCCCTGGTGATGAGCATCAAGAGATCGTCTTCCCTGTGCTTTCCCCTGATCCCGCAACGGATAGCAGCATCAGTTTTGGTAAGTACTCCATTCACGTTGGTGGCAACCGCGGCCGCGGCCAGGTCTACCCAACCGGTGAAAAGAGCAACAACACTGTCTATACAGCGCCAGCTTCTGGTTCTGTCAGCTCCATTGAACCTGGTGACAACGGCGCAAGCCTGGTCACCGTGACGTCTGCTGATGGTTCTGAAATCACCGAGACCGTTCCAGTGGGGCCCGCACTGCTGGTCTCTGTTGGCGATGTTGTTGAAGCTGGAGCCCCCATTACCGACGATCCCAATGTTGGTGGCTTCGGTCAGCTCGATACCGAAGTCGTTCTTCAGAATCCTGTTCGCATCTACGGCATGCTTGCGTTCTTTGCAGCAGTTGCTTTGGCTCAGATCATGCTGGTTCTGAAGAAGCGACAGATTGAGAAGGTTCAAGCCGCAGAAGGCGTCTGA
- the petC gene encoding cytochrome b6-f complex iron-sulfur subunit: MTQMPASDVPGMGRRQFMNLLTFGSVTGVALGALYPVANYFIPPRAAGGGGGTSAKDELGNAVTASGWLSSHAEGDRSLVQGLKGDPTYLIVEGPDAIGSYGINAICTHLGCVVPWNSGANKFMCPCHGSQYDATGKVVRGPAPLSLALANVSVDNDNVFVSQWTETDFRTGEKPWWS, encoded by the coding sequence ATGACTCAGATGCCAGCTAGTGATGTGCCCGGTATGGGCCGTCGGCAGTTCATGAATCTGCTGACCTTCGGATCCGTCACAGGCGTGGCCCTGGGGGCGCTTTATCCGGTGGCGAACTACTTCATCCCGCCCAGGGCTGCCGGGGGTGGTGGTGGAACCAGCGCCAAAGACGAGCTCGGAAATGCAGTCACCGCGAGCGGCTGGTTGAGTAGCCACGCCGAAGGTGATCGCAGCCTTGTCCAAGGCTTGAAAGGTGATCCCACCTACTTGATCGTGGAAGGCCCTGATGCGATCGGGAGCTACGGCATTAACGCCATTTGCACCCACCTGGGTTGTGTTGTCCCCTGGAACAGCGGCGCCAACAAATTCATGTGCCCTTGCCATGGCAGTCAGTACGACGCCACAGGCAAGGTGGTTCGCGGCCCAGCCCCTCTGTCCTTGGCCTTGGCCAATGTCAGCGTCGATAACGACAACGTGTTTGTCAGTCAGTGGACTGAAACCGATTTCCGGACGGGCGAAAAGCCCTGGTGGTCCTGA
- a CDS encoding DUF3067 family protein, which translates to MIRSAVSVLVDPPLEQSIPPLTVDEVVDLLRKRWQASYDMQVVVRRKRMYLQVMWAYLEQQSFPLDEEEYRTHLAQVLDVVNRLGQAGDVRSWLNDTRDRPRLGKALSLQLQGEGRLEEFLV; encoded by the coding sequence ATGATCCGCTCAGCCGTTTCCGTGCTTGTAGACCCACCCTTGGAACAATCCATCCCTCCATTGACGGTCGACGAGGTGGTTGACCTGCTGCGGAAGCGCTGGCAAGCCAGCTACGACATGCAAGTCGTTGTAAGGCGAAAGCGGATGTACCTCCAAGTGATGTGGGCCTATCTGGAGCAGCAATCCTTCCCCTTAGACGAGGAGGAGTACCGCACCCATCTAGCCCAAGTGCTGGACGTGGTGAATCGCTTAGGCCAAGCAGGCGACGTGCGTTCGTGGTTAAACGACACACGGGACCGTCCCCGACTGGGCAAAGCCCTCAGCCTGCAGCTGCAGGGGGAGGGGCGTCTGGAGGAGTTTCTGGTTTGA
- the tatC gene encoding twin-arginine translocase subunit TatC codes for MSLVDHLEELRQRVFRSLIAIVMGALACLVAVKPLVRILEEPAGSIRFLQLAPGEFLFVSFKVAGYAGLTLAIPYVLYQGLAFVLPGLTRNERRLIAPAVAGSAVLFFAGIAFSWWALIPAALGFLVSYGADVVEPIWSIERYLDFVLLLMLSTGLAFQLPVLQLLLGLFGLVRWKRMLSAWRWVVLLAALAGAVLTPSTDPITMSLLAGAISGLFFIGVALVAAVERFKPETPPDAPPPAAAG; via the coding sequence ATGTCCCTGGTCGATCACCTGGAGGAGCTCCGTCAGCGCGTTTTTCGCAGCCTGATTGCGATTGTGATGGGTGCTTTGGCTTGCCTTGTTGCGGTGAAACCGTTGGTAAGGATCTTGGAGGAACCCGCGGGATCGATCCGATTTCTTCAGTTGGCGCCTGGAGAATTCCTGTTCGTTTCGTTCAAGGTTGCCGGTTATGCAGGACTCACCTTGGCGATTCCTTACGTCTTGTATCAAGGCTTGGCTTTCGTTTTGCCCGGTCTCACACGCAATGAGCGTCGACTCATCGCTCCCGCTGTGGCGGGCTCAGCGGTGCTGTTTTTTGCAGGAATTGCTTTTTCCTGGTGGGCGCTGATCCCAGCGGCCCTTGGCTTTTTGGTGAGCTACGGGGCTGATGTGGTGGAGCCGATTTGGTCGATCGAGCGCTACCTCGATTTTGTGCTTCTGCTGATGCTCTCCACTGGATTGGCTTTTCAGTTGCCCGTTCTGCAGCTACTGCTTGGCTTGTTTGGGTTGGTCCGTTGGAAGCGGATGCTCTCGGCCTGGCGTTGGGTCGTGTTGCTGGCAGCGCTGGCCGGCGCCGTTTTGACGCCATCCACCGATCCGATCACGATGTCGCTGCTAGCCGGTGCGATCTCAGGCTTGTTTTTCATTGGCGTCGCTCTCGTGGCGGCCGTGGAACGGTTCAAACCAGAAACTCCTCCAGACGCCCCTCCCCCTGCAGCTGCAGGCTGA
- a CDS encoding NFACT family protein, translated as MASQSPQVMDLTSLRAVLADLRARLLPSRFEKAQQPDPQTLQLGFRTLRGMIWLELSWKAEVPRLVEIAPPPKQGAGSTLAQQIQHGLRQLALTELCQEGFERVVQFQLAPRPGQPPQRTLVLELMGRHSNLLLLDERQRITAIARQVRSHQSRIRPIGTGDVYSPPPALQGMAPRLDEPQQRWRERLELLPLSLEKAMRSAYQGISPVLAKHLADQHDDAAKARLATSVHALSEQEWQLLYQRWQCWLKALETGAFELQFDGPNSYRVWNPGSASSSEGTSLEECSTGGEPLSLRLGRYYATVLQRQDLNRATQDLQKQLKQLRTREEALLADQRAGLEETGGADDLQQQGDALLCQVSPNRETIDRAQKLYGKARKLRRAVPALEERLQHHQSRLVLLEGSESFLEELIGADWDGLQARTKSLLDLREELDDLLAPKRLRRRRRQGSRRVDPQPLEILSPAGLLIQVGRNHRQNDWISLRRARPGDLWFHAQECPGSHVVLKASAGFADDDDVTLAADLAAWFSRARGNRRVAVVKAPVEHLQRIAGAALGTVQHKDGEVVWAEPDRARQQLIAGKLLA; from the coding sequence ATGGCCAGCCAAAGTCCGCAAGTGATGGATCTCACCAGCCTGAGGGCTGTGCTGGCGGATTTACGTGCCCGGTTGCTACCGAGCCGATTTGAGAAGGCGCAACAGCCTGATCCTCAGACGCTTCAGCTCGGATTTCGCACCCTGCGAGGAATGATTTGGTTGGAACTGAGTTGGAAAGCAGAGGTTCCCCGGTTGGTTGAAATCGCGCCGCCACCGAAGCAGGGTGCAGGAAGCACGCTGGCGCAACAGATCCAACATGGGCTTCGTCAACTGGCCCTGACGGAGCTCTGTCAGGAAGGGTTTGAACGGGTCGTGCAATTTCAGTTGGCGCCTCGACCTGGACAGCCTCCCCAGCGCACCTTGGTGCTCGAACTGATGGGGCGCCATAGCAATTTGTTGTTGCTCGATGAGCGGCAACGCATCACGGCGATTGCGCGTCAGGTCCGCTCGCATCAGTCGAGAATTAGGCCGATTGGTACGGGGGATGTCTATAGCCCTCCTCCGGCCCTTCAAGGCATGGCTCCCCGGCTGGATGAGCCTCAGCAGCGCTGGAGAGAGCGCTTGGAGCTGTTGCCGCTAAGCCTGGAAAAGGCGATGCGCAGTGCTTACCAGGGCATTAGCCCGGTGCTGGCGAAGCATCTAGCTGACCAGCACGACGATGCAGCCAAAGCGCGATTGGCGACAAGCGTTCATGCGCTGAGCGAGCAGGAGTGGCAGCTGTTGTACCAGCGTTGGCAGTGCTGGTTGAAGGCGCTGGAGACCGGCGCGTTTGAGCTGCAGTTTGATGGGCCCAATTCCTATCGCGTTTGGAATCCTGGCTCTGCATCGTCATCTGAAGGGACGTCGTTAGAGGAGTGTTCAACGGGTGGGGAGCCCCTCAGCCTTCGTTTGGGTCGGTACTACGCCACCGTTCTCCAGCGTCAGGACTTGAATCGCGCCACGCAGGATTTGCAAAAGCAGCTCAAGCAGTTAAGGACCCGTGAGGAGGCTCTTTTGGCCGACCAGAGAGCTGGTTTAGAGGAGACGGGCGGTGCCGATGACTTGCAACAGCAGGGCGATGCGTTGTTGTGCCAGGTGAGTCCGAATCGGGAGACCATCGATCGCGCGCAGAAGTTGTATGGCAAAGCGCGAAAACTGAGACGGGCGGTGCCAGCGCTGGAAGAACGGCTGCAGCATCACCAAAGCCGGTTGGTCTTGCTCGAGGGCAGTGAAAGCTTTCTCGAAGAGCTCATTGGTGCGGACTGGGATGGTTTACAGGCGCGCACGAAAAGCCTTCTTGATCTGCGAGAGGAGCTGGATGATCTGTTGGCTCCAAAACGTCTTCGCCGCCGCCGCCGTCAGGGATCGCGTCGCGTGGACCCCCAGCCGCTCGAGATCCTGAGCCCCGCGGGCTTGCTAATTCAAGTGGGCCGAAACCATCGTCAAAACGACTGGATCAGCCTCCGGCGGGCACGACCTGGTGACCTTTGGTTTCATGCCCAGGAATGTCCGGGTAGTCACGTTGTGTTGAAGGCTTCGGCTGGTTTTGCGGACGACGACGACGTCACCCTTGCGGCTGACCTGGCGGCATGGTTTAGCCGCGCGCGGGGAAACCGCCGGGTGGCTGTGGTGAAAGCCCCTGTCGAGCATCTCCAACGGATTGCTGGTGCAGCACTTGGAACGGTGCAACACAAAGACGGTGAGGTTGTTTGGGCCGAGCCAGATCGAGCCAGACAGCAACTGATCGCCGGCAAGCTCTTAGCCTGA
- the gmk gene encoding guanylate kinase yields the protein MAPAGSIARPTVLTGPSGVGKGTLVARLRERHPELWLSVSATTRAPRTGERDGIHYFFHSKERFHELVQSGGLLEWAEFAGNCYGTPRQPVSERVAKGIPVLLEIELEGARQVRNSLPEATQIFLAPPSIEELENRIRGRGTEAEEAIQRRLKRAKEELAAQTEFDAVIVNDDLETALAALEKQMNLTVSQ from the coding sequence ATGGCTCCTGCTGGATCAATCGCCAGGCCCACGGTGCTCACCGGCCCCAGCGGCGTAGGGAAGGGCACCTTGGTCGCCCGCCTGAGAGAACGCCATCCAGAACTATGGCTCTCAGTGTCCGCCACCACGCGTGCTCCACGCACGGGGGAACGCGACGGAATTCACTATTTTTTCCACTCCAAAGAACGGTTCCACGAACTCGTTCAAAGCGGTGGATTGCTGGAGTGGGCTGAATTCGCTGGAAACTGCTACGGCACACCTCGGCAACCCGTCAGCGAGCGCGTCGCGAAGGGAATTCCCGTGCTTCTTGAAATTGAATTGGAGGGTGCCAGGCAGGTTCGAAATAGCTTGCCGGAAGCCACGCAAATCTTCCTCGCACCCCCAAGTATTGAAGAGCTTGAGAATCGGATTCGCGGTCGCGGAACGGAAGCAGAAGAGGCGATCCAGCGGCGTCTCAAGCGAGCGAAAGAAGAGTTAGCAGCTCAAACAGAATTCGATGCTGTGATCGTCAACGACGATCTTGAAACAGCTTTAGCCGCGTTAGAAAAACAGATGAACTTGACCGTCTCCCAATAA
- the psaJ gene encoding photosystem I reaction center subunit IX, with protein MKKFLTTAPVVAAIWFTLTAGILIEWNRFFPDLLFHPMG; from the coding sequence ATGAAGAAATTTCTTACTACTGCACCAGTCGTTGCCGCGATTTGGTTCACGCTCACCGCCGGAATTCTGATCGAGTGGAATCGCTTTTTCCCTGATCTCCTCTTCCACCCCATGGGCTGA
- a CDS encoding Photosystem I reaction center subunit III: MRRLFAFALSALLVFGFAPVAKADVAGLTPCAESARFQQRASAAATPQAKARFEMYSEAVCGEDGLPHLIVDGRWSHAGDFVFPGLMFLYITGCIGWAGREYLKGTRGTKEQYMKEIQIDVSLAIKSLLASATWPIAAFGEFTSGKLLESDDKVTISPR; the protein is encoded by the coding sequence ATGCGTCGTCTCTTCGCCTTTGCGCTCTCGGCCCTGCTGGTGTTCGGCTTTGCCCCCGTCGCCAAGGCTGATGTAGCGGGTCTGACCCCTTGCGCCGAAAGTGCCCGTTTTCAGCAGCGTGCAAGCGCTGCCGCCACGCCTCAAGCTAAGGCTCGCTTCGAGATGTACAGCGAGGCCGTTTGTGGTGAAGATGGGCTGCCTCACTTGATCGTGGATGGCCGTTGGAGCCATGCCGGTGACTTCGTCTTCCCAGGCCTGATGTTCCTTTACATCACTGGTTGTATTGGCTGGGCGGGTCGTGAGTACCTCAAAGGCACTCGCGGCACCAAGGAGCAGTACATGAAAGAGATTCAGATTGATGTCTCTCTTGCCATCAAGTCCTTGCTGGCCTCAGCTACATGGCCGATCGCTGCTTTCGGTGAATTCACAAGTGGCAAATTGCTTGAAAGCGACGACAAGGTGACCATCTCTCCTCGCTGA